Proteins encoded in a region of the Quercus lobata isolate SW786 chromosome 8, ValleyOak3.0 Primary Assembly, whole genome shotgun sequence genome:
- the LOC115957243 gene encoding uncharacterized protein LOC115957243 — protein MVERERPRSSEEEDTLERSIKKFKDVHHEIETPSEFLGNGDKIKSYKDKLVGSIPGTYEQAFGFDSGMEEEVNSDDEDDELCEGMVSLKFSKDEKTRIHASWGKAIIVKIFGHSLGYSFLVERLRSMWKPVGKVDCVNVGHDFFLIKFELQSDLDEVIKGGPWFVGQQFISIRQWELEFKASLALCLTITVWVRLAELPIEFYEPPMLKKIGKTIGPVLRIDSYTLNGEKGRFVRICVQIDVNKPLVRSIKIRRMIQPVQYEGLNSLCFAYGRLGHRKDHCPTVIKKLESPMENSGSQTSDSPTRREEQVDGGNNEHSVYREWMMVKRKKKKPTVKA, from the coding sequence atggtagagagagaaagaccaCGAAGCTCTGAAGAAGAAGACACGTTAGAAAGAAGCATCAAGAAGTTCAAGGACGTCCACCACGAGATAGAAACTCCCTCTGAGTTCCTGGGTAATGGAGATAAGATCAAAAGCTATAAAGACAAGCTAGTTGGATCGATACCAGGCACATATGAGCAAGCTTTTGGATTTGACTCTGGCATGGAGGAGGAGGTGAACTCTGATGACGAGGATGATGAACTTTGCGAAGGTATGGTTTCCCTTAAATTTTCGAAAGATGAAAAAACAAGGATTCATGCTTCTTGGGGAAAGGCTATCATTGTTAAGATTTTTGGTCATAGTCTTGGGTATTCATTCTTGGTGGAGAGACTGAGGTCCATGTGGAAACCTGTTGGTAAGGTGGACTGTGTCAATGTGGGTCACGATTTTTTCCTTATCAAATTTGAACTTCAGTCTGACTTGGATGAGGTGATCAAGGGGGGGCCCTGGTTTGTTGGTCAGCAATTCATATCTATCCGCCAATGGGAACTTGAGTTCAAGGCATCACTTGCTTTGTGTTTGACTATTACAGTGTGGGTTAGATTGGCTGAACTTCCTATAGAGTTCTATGAACCACCCATGCTCAAGAAAATTGGAAAGACCATTGGTCCAGTCCTTAGAATTGATTCTTATACTTTGAACGGGGAGAAAGGACGTTTCGTGAGGATTTGCGTTCAGATAGATGTCAATAAACCCCTTGTTAGATCTATAAAGATTAGACGGATGATACAGCCAGTACAATATGAGGGTCTTAATTCTTTATGCTTTGCCTATGGGCGTTTGGGTCATAGGAAGGATCACTGCCCAACTGTGATTAAGAAGCTAGAATCACCTATGGAAAACTCAGGGAGTCAGACCTCAGATTCTCCTACACGTAGAGAAGAGCAGGTGGATGGGGGCAATAATGAGCATAGCGTGTATAGGGAGTGGATGATGgtaaagaggaagaagaagaagccaactGTCAAAGCCTAA